The genomic interval TTTCTTGTGTATGTGCTGAGAAATTCCGTGTCCTGGTGTCGCCTGGGCCTGACCGTGAGCCGTAAGGTGGGAAATTCTCCGCAACGCAACCGGGTCAAACGGCTGCTGCGGGAATTTTTTCGGCGGGAACTGCAGCATCTTCACCAGGGTCGGGACTTCTCGATCATCGCTCGACCTGGAGCTTCTCTGCTTACTTTTGACCAGGTGGTCGAGGAGCTGTCCGTCCTGAAAAGACCTGGCAAAACCCGAGGTTAACAGCCATGCGGCACTTTTGCCTGGGTCTGATTCGCTTTTATCAACTGGTTCTTTCCCCGCTCAAGGGGCCTTCCTGCCGTTTCTATCCTTCCTGTTCCCAATACAGTTTCGACGCGATACATCGCTACGGCACGATCAAGGGTCTTTGGCTGGGATTGCGGCGCTTGGCCAAATGCCATCCTTTTCATCCGGGGGGAATGGATCCCCTACCTTGATCAGTCACCGCTTGGAGTCGGTATGGAAAATAAAAATACGCTCATCGCCATTGTTCTCATGTTGCTGGTATGGATCGGTTTTTCCATATTTTTTCCGCCCCAGGCACCTCCTCCTCGCGTCGAGGAGCCGCCGGCGGCGCTACAGGAACAGGCGCCCGTCGCCGGCCCCGTGACGGCCGAGGTCGCGCCTTCCCTGGAAATCGTTCCCCCCGCCTTGGGGGCC from Geoalkalibacter sp. carries:
- the rnpA gene encoding ribonuclease P protein component; amino-acid sequence: MKEFVSCSFSGHKRLKTGKEFQILRTRGRLYKTPHFLVYVLRNSVSWCRLGLTVSRKVGNSPQRNRVKRLLREFFRRELQHLHQGRDFSIIARPGASLLTFDQVVEELSVLKRPGKTRG
- the yidD gene encoding membrane protein insertion efficiency factor YidD, whose product is MRHFCLGLIRFYQLVLSPLKGPSCRFYPSCSQYSFDAIHRYGTIKGLWLGLRRLAKCHPFHPGGMDPLP